A single window of Meiothermus sp. DNA harbors:
- the hemW gene encoding radical SAM family heme chaperone HemW has translation MQGLYVHVPFCPTLCPYCDFHVVRRHGGIVEAYLERLAAEARALYERYPDPPKTLYLGGGTPSFLRSGELRALFAALPWDIGGAEVTMEANPGTLNAERLALLKNLGVNRLSLGVQSFQDGVLQTLGRAHGRRGALKAVEMSLEAGFRTSIDLILGLPGQDVLADLREAAALGVGHISAYTLQIEPGTPFEVLGVRLDEDLEASAFEQAEETLGQAGFVRYEVSNFARPGQESQHNTLYWQLGFWGALGPGAAAHLPAQPGKAPYAFRSNNPPLPRWLAGEAPAIEEISPLEHAREALMLGLRLHEGIDVSEIEQRTGLDLWSSLKSVVEPMASEGYLRVQGKRLQAQNLGTIHPLILELWEALEPTKTAQTPG, from the coding sequence ATGCAGGGCCTGTACGTTCACGTCCCCTTCTGCCCCACCCTCTGCCCCTACTGCGACTTTCACGTGGTCAGGCGGCATGGGGGAATCGTGGAAGCCTACCTCGAGCGGCTGGCAGCGGAAGCCAGAGCTCTTTACGAGCGATATCCAGACCCCCCAAAAACCCTCTACTTGGGGGGCGGGACGCCGAGCTTCCTGCGGAGTGGGGAGCTCCGGGCCCTCTTTGCCGCCCTGCCCTGGGACATTGGTGGGGCCGAGGTCACCATGGAGGCCAACCCTGGAACCCTGAATGCAGAACGACTGGCCCTCCTCAAAAACCTTGGCGTCAACCGGCTTTCGTTGGGGGTACAGAGCTTCCAGGACGGAGTTTTGCAAACCCTGGGCCGTGCCCACGGGCGCAGAGGCGCCCTGAAGGCGGTAGAGATGAGCCTGGAGGCAGGCTTTCGCACCTCCATAGACCTGATTCTGGGCCTACCTGGGCAGGACGTTCTGGCCGATCTGCGCGAGGCGGCAGCGCTGGGGGTGGGGCATATCTCGGCCTATACCCTCCAGATTGAGCCGGGCACCCCGTTTGAGGTTCTTGGGGTCAGGCTGGATGAAGACCTCGAGGCCAGCGCCTTCGAGCAGGCCGAGGAAACCCTGGGTCAGGCCGGTTTTGTGCGCTACGAGGTGTCCAACTTCGCCAGGCCCGGCCAGGAGAGCCAGCACAACACGCTCTACTGGCAGCTTGGCTTCTGGGGGGCCCTGGGGCCGGGGGCGGCGGCCCACCTGCCTGCTCAACCAGGAAAAGCCCCGTATGCCTTTCGCTCCAACAACCCGCCGCTTCCGCGCTGGCTGGCGGGGGAAGCACCCGCGATAGAAGAGATTAGCCCCCTCGAGCACGCCAGAGAAGCCCTGATGCTGGGCCTGCGGCTACACGAGGGTATAGACGTGAGCGAGATCGAGCAGCGCACGGGCCTGGATTTGTGGAGTTCCCTTAAGTCTGTGGTCGAACCGATGGCCTCGGAGGGTTACCTCCGGGTGCAGGGAAAGCGCCTACAGGCCCAAAACCTGGGCACCATCCACCCTCTAATCCTAGAGTTGTGGGAGGCGCTCGAGCCTACAAAAACCGCACAAACACCCGGCTAA
- a CDS encoding DUF86 domain-containing protein, whose translation MTRPEVLRRRLSHLEAYLRVLQGLAGYTLDEFLSSPERYGAAERFLQLSIEAISDMAAHVASDEGWGSFERTRDLVYLFQERGLVDPALAERWLRMIGFRNLLVHEYLEIDRRRVYRVLQENLGDLEALSRVFVRFL comes from the coding sequence GTGACCCGGCCTGAGGTACTGCGGCGGCGGCTGTCGCACCTGGAGGCGTACCTGCGGGTCTTGCAGGGCCTGGCGGGCTACACCTTGGATGAGTTTTTATCCAGCCCTGAGCGTTACGGCGCAGCGGAACGGTTTTTGCAGCTATCCATCGAGGCCATCAGCGATATGGCGGCCCACGTGGCCTCGGACGAAGGTTGGGGTAGCTTTGAGCGTACCCGCGATTTGGTGTATTTGTTTCAAGAGCGCGGCTTGGTAGACCCGGCCCTGGCCGAGCGCTGGTTGAGGATGATTGGTTTTCGCAATCTGCTGGTGCACGAGTATCTGGAGATTGACCGGCGCCGGGTATACCGGGTTTTGCAGGAGAATCTGGGCGACCTCGAGGCCCTTAGCCGGGTGTTTGTGCGGTTTTTGTAG
- a CDS encoding nucleotidyltransferase domain-containing protein codes for MPQGLERVFARHPQVQTVFLFGSRAFGKARPDSDWDLAVYLEPPEPDPTLDILADLVKAGFERADLVILNQAPPVLAFEAVRPNKVIYRREGFCVGCYVSRVVREYWDLEPLLQVQREAMKRRWLGDPA; via the coding sequence ATGCCCCAGGGCCTTGAAAGGGTTTTTGCCCGACATCCCCAGGTGCAGACCGTTTTTTTGTTCGGCTCCCGCGCTTTTGGCAAAGCTCGTCCCGATAGCGACTGGGACTTGGCGGTGTACCTCGAGCCCCCGGAGCCCGACCCCACGCTGGATATCCTCGCCGACCTGGTAAAAGCAGGCTTTGAGCGGGCCGACCTGGTGATTTTGAATCAGGCTCCGCCGGTGCTGGCCTTCGAGGCGGTGCGGCCCAATAAGGTGATTTACCGACGGGAAGGTTTTTGCGTAGGCTGCTACGTTTCGCGGGTGGTGCGGGAGTACTGGGATTTGGAGCCCCTCTTGCAAGTCCAGCGGGAGGCTATGAAAAGGCGGTGGCTGGGTGACCCGGCCTGA
- the mfd gene encoding transcription-repair coupling factor: protein MHTTLPSILNQYLPGLPQAARALLFAQGEGPRVLLCPPERLGLYADLGALGVSAYVNPGLEAIGEAQVVVMSYPEALAAFPAEPEAWRLVLEVGRSYLREDLLERLFRMGYLREEDYRVQGDVLELEAPGPGAPSVRLEFFGDELDGLKVAGEPRSRYVLTAREGKAETWDSHKIVHFPGTVYLDTPALAPEALWPLISGRDRIAFGLGGPELPPLTLPYQPLPPYRARVSQFVEDVHAWMKAGFAVVFFYRHPKSRAYLLQKLQEPGGRGEGSSTLAPGALRSTPTLKPQSGTLNLVPAPFEGAFLDPEQRTVYLSEAHLYAFGGETLRRRVVGGEVADPGALSVGDYLIHPEHGIGQYLGLETREVLGAKRDYLVLRYAGEGRMYLPVEQLPLLKRHPGTTDDPPALSSLGKGEWKRAREKAQKDAEELAQRMLVLHAKREATPGRAFGPLPEWDAQIEQSFPFELTPDQHKALEETLRDLEAPRPMERLISGDVGFGKTEVALRAAFRVVGHGAQVAVLVPTTLLAEQHTQTFKKRLEGLPVRVAGLSRFTSDKEAGEVLRDLALGRIDIVIGTHRLLSPDVRFKDLGLLVVDEEHRFGVAQKERIRELKEAVDTLFLSATPIPRTLYSALVGLRDLSSIQTAPPGRKPIQTVLAPYDPALVRQGIMDELERGGKAFYVHDRVATILARRSYLEALVPEARIGVVHGQMNETAVEETMLAFAEGAFDVLLATTIIESGLDIPEANTILVERADKLGLAALYQLRGRVGRRQQEAYAYLFHPLRLTEGAERRLSAIADLSDLGSGHLLAEKDMEIRGVGNLLGPEQHGHIRAVSLEIYTELLSEAIRKLKGEQAEPQRHVTLDLQLSARLTPEYIQSPAARSRYYGRLAECKNLAQLSRIAKELKERYGPAPEEVENFLALTKLRLVAESKGVVSITEDMLHLQIAFETARLDYDAKALRALPFRLEPTQYPPGFRIPKKGLAPQEYVPALNEVLYLVG from the coding sequence ATGCACACCACTCTTCCATCTATCCTGAACCAATACCTGCCCGGCCTACCTCAAGCGGCCCGGGCCCTCCTCTTTGCCCAGGGCGAGGGCCCCCGGGTGTTGCTCTGCCCCCCCGAGCGACTGGGCCTGTATGCCGACCTGGGGGCGCTGGGGGTCTCGGCTTATGTGAACCCCGGCCTCGAGGCCATCGGCGAAGCCCAGGTGGTGGTGATGAGCTACCCCGAGGCCCTGGCCGCCTTTCCGGCCGAGCCCGAAGCCTGGCGGCTGGTGCTGGAGGTGGGGCGCTCGTACCTGCGCGAAGACCTGCTCGAGCGCCTTTTTCGCATGGGCTACCTGCGGGAGGAGGACTACCGCGTGCAGGGGGATGTGTTGGAGCTCGAGGCACCCGGCCCCGGCGCACCGTCGGTACGCCTAGAGTTTTTTGGCGATGAGCTCGATGGCCTCAAGGTAGCGGGTGAGCCCCGGTCGCGCTACGTCCTGACGGCCCGCGAGGGTAAGGCCGAGACCTGGGATTCTCACAAAATTGTGCACTTCCCCGGCACGGTCTACCTCGATACCCCGGCGCTGGCACCCGAGGCGCTCTGGCCCCTAATTTCGGGGCGGGATCGGATCGCTTTCGGCCTGGGCGGGCCCGAACTGCCCCCCCTGACCCTGCCCTACCAGCCCCTCCCGCCCTACCGGGCCCGCGTCTCGCAGTTTGTGGAGGACGTACACGCCTGGATGAAGGCCGGTTTTGCGGTGGTGTTCTTCTACCGGCACCCCAAGAGCCGTGCCTATCTTTTGCAGAAACTACAGGAACCAGGGGGTAGGGGAGAGGGCTCCTCTACCCTAGCCCCCGGCGCTCTACGCTCCACCCCCACCCTGAAGCCCCAGTCCGGAACCCTAAACCTGGTGCCCGCGCCCTTTGAAGGGGCCTTCCTGGATCCCGAGCAGCGCACGGTGTATCTGAGCGAGGCCCACCTATATGCCTTTGGCGGCGAAACCCTGCGGCGGCGGGTGGTGGGGGGCGAGGTGGCCGACCCTGGGGCGCTCTCGGTGGGCGACTACCTGATCCACCCCGAGCACGGCATCGGGCAGTACCTGGGCCTGGAGACCCGCGAGGTGCTGGGGGCCAAGCGCGACTACCTGGTGCTGCGCTATGCCGGGGAAGGCCGGATGTACCTGCCGGTGGAGCAGCTCCCCCTGCTCAAGCGCCACCCCGGCACCACCGACGACCCCCCCGCCCTCTCGTCGCTGGGTAAGGGCGAGTGGAAGCGCGCCCGGGAGAAAGCCCAGAAGGACGCCGAGGAGCTGGCCCAGCGGATGTTGGTGCTGCATGCCAAGCGCGAGGCCACGCCGGGCCGGGCCTTTGGGCCGCTGCCCGAGTGGGATGCCCAAATCGAGCAGAGCTTTCCCTTCGAGCTGACCCCCGACCAGCACAAGGCCCTGGAAGAGACCCTGCGCGACCTCGAGGCCCCCCGCCCCATGGAGCGCCTGATCTCGGGTGATGTGGGCTTCGGCAAGACCGAGGTGGCCCTGCGGGCGGCTTTCCGAGTGGTGGGGCACGGCGCCCAAGTGGCGGTGCTGGTGCCCACTACGCTTTTGGCCGAGCAACACACCCAGACCTTCAAAAAGCGCCTGGAGGGCCTGCCGGTGCGGGTGGCGGGTCTCTCGCGCTTCACCTCCGACAAGGAAGCCGGTGAAGTGCTGCGCGACCTGGCCCTGGGCCGCATCGACATTGTGATTGGAACCCACCGGCTGCTCTCGCCCGATGTGCGCTTCAAAGACCTGGGCCTGTTGGTAGTGGATGAGGAGCACCGCTTTGGGGTGGCCCAGAAGGAGCGCATCCGCGAGCTCAAGGAGGCCGTAGACACCTTGTTTTTGTCGGCCACGCCCATCCCCCGCACCCTCTACAGCGCCCTGGTGGGCCTGCGCGACCTTAGCAGCATCCAGACTGCCCCTCCGGGCCGCAAGCCCATCCAAACCGTGCTGGCCCCCTACGACCCCGCCCTGGTGCGGCAGGGCATTATGGACGAACTCGAGCGCGGCGGCAAGGCCTTTTACGTGCACGACCGGGTGGCCACCATCCTGGCCCGGCGCAGCTACCTCGAAGCCCTGGTGCCCGAGGCCCGCATCGGGGTGGTGCACGGCCAGATGAACGAAACCGCGGTGGAGGAGACCATGCTGGCCTTCGCCGAGGGGGCTTTCGACGTGCTTTTGGCCACCACCATCATCGAGAGCGGGCTGGACATCCCCGAGGCCAACACCATCCTGGTGGAGCGGGCCGACAAGCTGGGCCTGGCCGCCCTTTATCAGCTCCGGGGACGGGTGGGAAGGCGGCAGCAGGAAGCCTACGCCTATTTATTTCACCCCCTCCGCCTGACCGAGGGTGCCGAGCGCCGCCTCTCGGCCATCGCCGACCTTTCCGACCTGGGCTCGGGCCACCTGTTGGCCGAAAAAGACATGGAAATCCGGGGGGTAGGCAACCTGCTGGGCCCCGAGCAGCACGGCCATATCCGCGCGGTGAGCCTGGAAATTTACACCGAGCTCTTGTCCGAGGCCATCCGCAAGCTCAAGGGGGAGCAAGCAGAACCACAGCGCCACGTCACCCTCGACCTCCAGCTTTCGGCCCGCCTGACCCCGGAGTACATCCAGAGCCCCGCCGCCCGCAGCCGCTACTATGGTCGCCTGGCCGAGTGCAAGAACCTGGCCCAGCTCTCGCGCATCGCCAAGGAACTCAAAGAGCGCTACGGCCCCGCGCCCGAGGAGGTGGAAAACTTCCTGGCCCTCACCAAACTGCGGCTGGTCGCGGAGTCTAAGGGGGTGGTTTCCATCACCGAGGACATGCTCCACCTGCAAATTGCCTTTGAGACCGCCCGCCTCGACTACGACGCCAAAGCCCTGCGGGCCCTGCCCTTCCGGCTCGAGCCCACCCAATACCCACCGGGCTTTCGCATTCCCAAAAAAGGCCTGGCCCCGCAGGAGTATGTGCCAGCCCTTAACGAGGTGCTGTACCTGGTGGGTTGA
- a CDS encoding pyroglutamyl-peptidase I: MKILVTGFEPFAGLPHNPSSALLEHLPERLGKARLVRATLPVDTRRAPEALGQLYQRHQPEVVLHLGLAAGRALLSLERLAINLLDFEIADNGGHRLQDTPILPDGPLALLSRLPIRSIQARWAEAGIPGVISNSAGLYLCNQVMYLALSMLPPEVPAGFIHLPPDETLALHKPQAYVPLQTQVQAVQMALEATIQSVQVEPA, from the coding sequence GTGAAGATTCTGGTTACGGGTTTTGAGCCCTTTGCCGGGCTGCCGCACAACCCCAGCAGCGCCCTGCTCGAGCATCTACCCGAGCGCCTGGGTAAGGCCCGTTTGGTGCGGGCCACCCTCCCGGTGGACACCCGCCGGGCCCCCGAGGCCTTGGGGCAGCTCTACCAGCGCCACCAGCCGGAGGTAGTGCTGCATTTGGGGCTTGCGGCGGGCAGGGCCTTGCTCTCGCTCGAGCGCCTGGCCATCAACCTGCTCGACTTTGAAATCGCCGACAACGGCGGGCACCGCCTGCAAGACACCCCCATTCTGCCGGATGGGCCCCTGGCCCTGCTCAGCCGTCTGCCCATTCGCAGCATCCAGGCCCGCTGGGCCGAGGCAGGCATCCCGGGGGTCATCAGCAACAGCGCCGGGCTCTATTTGTGCAACCAGGTGATGTACCTGGCCCTATCTATGCTGCCCCCGGAGGTTCCGGCAGGGTTTATCCACCTGCCCCCCGACGAAACCCTGGCCCTGCACAAGCCCCAGGCGTATGTGCCCTTGCAAACCCAGGTGCAAGCCGTCCAGATGGCGCTCGAGGCCACCATCCAGTCTGTGCAGGTGGAGCCCGCATGA
- a CDS encoding lipid-A-disaccharide synthase-related protein, translating to MTDVLIISGGNAEDLIGATLCEHLEGLSLAALPLVGAGKRYEGKVERILGPRTQMPSGGFPFNSLDNLLADLKAGFHLEIVRQIRAAQLARREVRAVAVVGDAYALAIGVLASSWGQLPLFHLQPQISHYYWGGRSVWERLRQPNQFAAEDYMFYERWMHRFVQAVYVRDKLSEQRAHQLGLYKARFVGSMAMDTLPAPERDLSSVLDGRPVLVLLPGTRGDVRFSLPLMLQSAALLPQMQGLVAWAADFSQVPLAEGWSLSVLDDQTALAQQGPHRVWLLRNAFSAILHVGQVAIGTAGTANEQAAGMGIPVVAFPTPGPQYIYPNALRQSRLLGKALRLVQPQAEVVAQAVRAFLTDEQAREAARKEGLERNGPRGALPQIAQEIRQALALRGTHAR from the coding sequence ATGACCGATGTGCTCATCATCTCGGGCGGCAACGCCGAAGACCTGATTGGGGCCACCCTGTGCGAGCACCTCGAGGGCCTCTCGCTGGCGGCGCTGCCCCTGGTAGGAGCCGGTAAGCGCTACGAGGGCAAGGTCGAGCGCATCCTGGGCCCCCGCACCCAGATGCCCTCGGGGGGCTTCCCCTTCAACAGCCTGGACAACCTGCTGGCCGATCTCAAGGCCGGCTTTCATCTGGAAATCGTGCGGCAGATTCGGGCCGCCCAGCTAGCCCGGCGGGAGGTACGGGCGGTTGCGGTGGTGGGCGATGCCTATGCCCTGGCCATTGGGGTGCTGGCCTCGAGCTGGGGGCAACTCCCCTTGTTCCACCTGCAACCCCAAATTTCGCACTACTACTGGGGAGGCCGGAGCGTCTGGGAGCGGCTTAGGCAGCCCAACCAGTTTGCCGCCGAGGACTACATGTTCTACGAGCGCTGGATGCACCGCTTCGTGCAGGCCGTATACGTGCGGGACAAACTAAGCGAGCAGCGGGCACACCAACTGGGCCTGTACAAGGCCCGTTTTGTGGGGAGCATGGCCATGGACACCCTCCCGGCCCCGGAACGCGACCTAAGCAGCGTGCTGGACGGCCGTCCGGTGCTGGTCTTGCTGCCCGGAACCCGCGGCGACGTGCGCTTTAGCCTGCCCCTGATGCTGCAAAGCGCGGCCCTGCTGCCCCAGATGCAGGGCCTGGTGGCCTGGGCCGCCGATTTTTCCCAGGTACCCCTGGCCGAGGGCTGGTCGCTCAGTGTACTCGACGACCAGACCGCCCTTGCCCAGCAAGGCCCGCACCGGGTCTGGCTGTTGCGAAATGCTTTCTCGGCCATCCTGCACGTGGGGCAGGTAGCCATCGGCACCGCCGGCACCGCCAACGAGCAGGCTGCGGGTATGGGAATTCCGGTGGTGGCCTTCCCCACCCCGGGCCCGCAGTACATCTACCCCAACGCGCTTAGGCAAAGCCGTTTGTTGGGCAAGGCTTTGCGCCTGGTGCAACCGCAGGCCGAGGTGGTGGCCCAGGCTGTGCGGGCTTTTTTGACAGACGAACAGGCCCGCGAGGCAGCGCGAAAAGAGGGCCTCGAGCGCAACGGGCCCAGGGGGGCCTTGCCCCAAATTGCCCAAGAAATTCGCCAAGCACTGGCTTTGCGGGGTACCCATGCCAGATAA
- a CDS encoding glycosyltransferase family 2 protein produces MPDNVLALVVTHNRKALLEECLQRILQQTHPPAEVLVLDNASTDGTEALVRERFPQLRYVRLPENTGAAGGFHHGLALARSLEYDWIWLLDDDAHPEPDSLFQLLEGLRRVRGMGLEPNLLLSRLIWTDGRVHPMGIPWPDLRRPALLLKSRRHKLAPVRFGTYASMLVSRSAAVQHPLPTKDYFLWNDDLEYSGRLLRRGLGFLVQDSVVVHKTRNPFSSAVTTTDEQFYLEARNRAWLVRSDAFGPLGKTFWTLNSLGVFLARLRQRGLGGARIILKGWLEGFRTPPPKYP; encoded by the coding sequence ATGCCAGATAACGTGCTGGCCCTGGTTGTCACCCATAACCGCAAGGCGCTCCTCGAGGAGTGTTTGCAGCGCATCCTGCAACAAACCCACCCACCCGCCGAGGTGCTGGTGCTGGATAATGCCTCCACCGATGGCACAGAGGCCCTGGTACGCGAGCGGTTCCCCCAGCTTCGCTACGTGCGCCTGCCCGAAAACACCGGTGCTGCCGGCGGTTTTCATCATGGGCTGGCCCTGGCCAGGAGCCTGGAATACGACTGGATCTGGCTGCTCGACGACGATGCGCACCCTGAACCAGACTCCCTTTTCCAGTTGCTCGAGGGCCTTCGTCGGGTGCGGGGGATGGGCCTCGAGCCCAACCTGCTGCTAAGCCGACTCATCTGGACAGATGGTAGAGTTCACCCCATGGGCATTCCCTGGCCCGACCTTCGTCGCCCTGCCTTACTGTTGAAGTCCAGGAGACACAAGCTGGCACCGGTTCGCTTTGGCACCTATGCCTCCATGCTGGTTAGCCGCTCTGCCGCCGTACAGCACCCCCTGCCTACCAAGGACTACTTCCTCTGGAACGACGACCTGGAGTACTCAGGCAGGCTGCTGCGCCGAGGCCTGGGTTTCCTGGTTCAAGATAGCGTGGTAGTGCATAAAACCCGCAACCCTTTTAGCTCGGCTGTAACGACTACAGACGAGCAGTTTTACTTAGAAGCCCGCAACCGGGCCTGGCTGGTACGCTCCGATGCCTTTGGCCCCCTGGGCAAAACCTTCTGGACGCTGAACAGCCTGGGGGTTTTTCTGGCCCGGCTACGCCAAAGGGGCTTGGGGGGTGCAAGGATTATCCTGAAGGGGTGGCTCGAGGGGTTTCGCACGCCCCCACCCAAATACCCCTGA
- a CDS encoding glycosyltransferase — protein sequence MRLYRVGLFTDTYLPGPNGVATSVYLLKRELRRMGHEAWVLAPEMPDADPREDWVVRVPSVAYPFFENQRLAMPSSRLLPTEFEIFHTHTPLFIGIWGARLAYRNRLPHVSTFHTHLEKYAHYIPGVAMLDKYVGIMQKVCQAFYNRADVVIAPTDPVKKLAESYEIEREIKVIPTGIDTDILQAAPDPVSPWPTGKRRLLHVGRLGKEKSVDVVIQALAEIRKESDAHLALLGMGPDQERLAQLAHQLGVEEHLTFVGPVPYEKIGGYYRMAELFLFASETETQGLVIWEAQAVGVPVVVVGAEGTLQGVEVGSSGYLVPPGDYRAMAERALELLRDENLRQRFSEGARKFADRRTARRVAEQIVAIYDEATRLVEFEPRRLKIPFPRLPQSSLTNSRPGS from the coding sequence GTGCGTCTTTACCGCGTCGGCCTGTTCACCGACACCTACCTACCCGGGCCAAACGGGGTCGCCACCAGCGTATACTTGCTCAAACGCGAGCTACGCCGCATGGGCCACGAAGCCTGGGTGCTGGCCCCCGAGATGCCCGATGCCGACCCCCGCGAGGACTGGGTGGTACGGGTACCCAGCGTGGCCTATCCTTTTTTCGAGAATCAGCGCCTGGCCATGCCCAGCAGCCGTTTGCTGCCCACCGAGTTCGAAATTTTCCACACCCACACCCCGCTTTTTATCGGCATCTGGGGGGCCCGGCTGGCCTACCGCAACCGCCTGCCTCACGTCTCGACCTTTCACACCCACCTGGAAAAATATGCCCACTACATCCCCGGCGTAGCCATGCTGGATAAGTACGTGGGCATCATGCAAAAGGTCTGTCAGGCTTTCTACAACCGCGCCGACGTGGTCATTGCCCCGACCGACCCGGTCAAGAAGCTGGCCGAAAGCTACGAGATCGAACGCGAGATCAAGGTCATTCCCACCGGCATCGATACCGATATCTTGCAGGCCGCCCCCGATCCGGTTTCGCCCTGGCCCACAGGCAAGCGCCGCCTGCTGCACGTAGGGCGGCTGGGTAAGGAAAAAAGCGTGGATGTGGTCATCCAAGCCCTGGCCGAGATTCGCAAGGAATCGGACGCCCACCTGGCCCTCCTCGGCATGGGGCCCGACCAAGAAAGGCTGGCCCAACTGGCCCACCAGCTTGGGGTGGAGGAACACCTCACCTTTGTGGGGCCGGTGCCCTACGAGAAAATTGGAGGCTACTACCGCATGGCCGAGCTATTCTTGTTTGCCAGCGAGACCGAGACCCAGGGGCTCGTCATCTGGGAGGCCCAGGCAGTGGGGGTGCCGGTGGTGGTGGTGGGGGCCGAGGGCACCTTGCAGGGCGTCGAGGTGGGCAGCAGCGGCTATCTGGTACCGCCCGGCGACTACCGAGCCATGGCCGAGCGAGCCCTGGAACTGCTGCGCGACGAGAACCTGCGGCAGCGTTTTAGCGAAGGGGCCCGCAAGTTTGCCGACCGGCGCACGGCCCGCCGGGTGGCCGAGCAGATTGTGGCCATCTATGACGAAGCCACCCGGCTGGTGGAGTTTGAGCCGCG